A window of the Armatimonadota bacterium genome harbors these coding sequences:
- a CDS encoding DUF881 domain-containing protein: MSAFTSNVQHRTFYWQLSLLCFVLGGLLAAAARTASSISRAGLVPSRTGFTYGGAEVLTPPRVSEYEAEIKKLRERNSELENNALTGKGAASTLNQELQDLKLFAGLSDVQGPGVVVTLTDSKKPALLPTDAQSKLIHDSDISMTVNELKAAGAEAISVNNQRIVASTPIRCVGPVIYINRTPTAPPYVIMATGPATVLQQAMNLPNGALDQLRQFDPAMVKVETRPLLRIPAFSGSTATPNTVTAKTPAAALGSTERHE, from the coding sequence ATGAGTGCGTTCACCTCCAACGTACAGCATCGCACCTTCTACTGGCAGTTGAGCCTGCTGTGCTTCGTGCTCGGAGGATTGCTCGCGGCTGCAGCTCGCACGGCTTCGTCGATTTCGCGCGCCGGCCTTGTACCTTCGCGAACCGGGTTCACCTACGGTGGCGCCGAGGTGCTGACACCGCCTCGCGTTTCCGAATATGAGGCCGAAATCAAGAAGCTGCGTGAGCGCAACAGCGAACTGGAGAATAACGCGCTAACGGGAAAAGGCGCTGCGTCCACCCTCAATCAAGAGCTGCAGGATCTGAAGCTGTTTGCCGGCCTTAGCGATGTACAGGGGCCCGGCGTGGTGGTAACGCTTACCGATAGCAAAAAGCCGGCGTTGTTACCCACCGACGCTCAAAGCAAACTGATACACGATTCCGACATATCGATGACTGTCAACGAACTGAAGGCCGCGGGCGCCGAAGCGATATCGGTTAACAACCAGCGGATCGTTGCATCCACGCCGATCCGGTGTGTGGGGCCCGTAATCTATATCAATCGCACCCCCACGGCGCCACCGTACGTCATAATGGCTACGGGCCCCGCCACCGTTCTGCAGCAGGCAATGAATCTGCCGAACGGTGCGCTGGACCAACTGCGACAGTTCGATCCCGCGATGGTGAAGGTGGAGACTCGGCCCTTGCTTCGCATTCCCGCCTTCTCCGGAAGTACTGCCACGCCGAACACGGTAACGGCAAAGACGCCAGCGGCAGCATTGGGATCCACGGAACGGCACGAATGA
- a CDS encoding FtsQ-type POTRA domain-containing protein, translating to MHPKREPTKSLRRKPTLVRLLLALYLTLIVITVAALRTSHILDIRKVHVTGIGALAPWEKEQALAAARLPEDTNWVAGPPATLRSRLQSLPFVSRARVTRATPGVLSVQLMLRCPCARLATLAGSVEEDAFGHAIRYAGPTSQLPKIYDAAVSQLPEPGSLCDRPEVLTALSALAYTAARLPVTAASMTIDSTGYFWLNMRDGLAVKLGDATDLATKLDLLSEIYAREPGVAQRLAVINLECSTVPACIPRGEPQPAASVQPASINSTPHSGVQAPG from the coding sequence ATGCACCCGAAAAGGGAACCGACGAAATCGCTTCGGCGTAAACCTACGCTGGTACGGCTGCTGCTGGCGCTGTACCTGACGCTTATCGTCATAACGGTGGCGGCACTCCGGACCAGTCATATTCTGGATATCCGCAAGGTTCACGTCACCGGCATCGGCGCCCTGGCACCCTGGGAGAAGGAGCAGGCACTCGCTGCCGCGCGTCTTCCGGAAGACACCAACTGGGTGGCTGGGCCACCGGCCACTCTGCGCAGCCGGCTGCAATCACTTCCATTTGTAAGCCGTGCCCGAGTCACGAGAGCCACGCCGGGTGTGTTGTCGGTACAGCTGATGTTACGGTGTCCGTGCGCGCGCCTGGCCACACTGGCCGGCAGCGTGGAGGAGGATGCGTTCGGACACGCGATCCGTTACGCCGGCCCGACTTCTCAACTGCCGAAGATCTACGACGCAGCGGTTTCACAGCTGCCGGAGCCGGGAAGCCTGTGTGATCGGCCGGAGGTGCTCACCGCGCTCTCGGCTCTGGCGTACACTGCCGCCAGACTGCCGGTAACTGCCGCTTCCATGACGATTGATTCCACGGGTTATTTCTGGTTAAATATGCGAGACGGATTAGCTGTGAAGCTGGGAGACGCGACCGACTTGGCCACGAAACTGGATCTGCTCAGCGAGATTTACGCCCGTGAGCCTGGCGTGGCGCAGAGGCTCGCGGTGATCAACCTGGAGTGCTCGACGGTGCCGGCTTGCATACCGCGTGGCGAGCCACAGCCGGCCGCCTCCGTACAACCTGCGTCCATCAACTCTACGCCACATTCCGGGGTGCAGGCGCCTGGATGA